The following are from one region of the Kineosporia sp. NBRC 101731 genome:
- the aztC gene encoding zinc ABC transporter substrate-binding protein AztC has protein sequence MKLYVLMALTGLLSLAGCTQSGGSDGPQVVVTTNILGNVVEEVLGDQARVTTLMQPNADPHSFEISARQAALMDDADLVVSNGLGLEEGLQQHLDRAAKTGAPMLVAGDVINVVPYASGDAAGTPDPHFWTDPAAMLDVVDALETSTATIDGIDTERLAAQADAYRQELTQLDTEMTTVFAAIPGSRRSLVTNHHVFGYLAKRFGFRVIGAVIPGGTTLAAPSAADLRDLSTAIDQAGVPTIFAESSQPDRLVQVLAGEADIDVDVAELFTESLTAPGEGAGTYLEMMRANTERIATGLGP, from the coding sequence ATGAAGCTGTACGTGCTCATGGCTCTCACCGGGCTACTGAGCCTGGCCGGATGTACGCAGTCCGGTGGAAGCGACGGACCCCAGGTCGTCGTCACGACGAACATCCTCGGCAATGTCGTGGAGGAGGTGCTCGGCGACCAGGCCCGGGTGACGACGCTGATGCAGCCGAACGCCGATCCTCACTCCTTCGAGATCTCCGCGCGGCAGGCGGCTTTGATGGACGACGCCGATCTGGTGGTCTCCAACGGGCTGGGTCTGGAGGAAGGGCTCCAGCAGCATCTGGACCGGGCTGCGAAGACCGGTGCGCCCATGCTGGTGGCCGGTGACGTGATCAACGTCGTCCCTTATGCCTCGGGTGATGCGGCAGGCACCCCCGACCCGCATTTCTGGACCGATCCCGCCGCCATGCTCGACGTCGTCGATGCTCTCGAGACCTCCACGGCCACCATCGACGGTATCGACACCGAACGGCTGGCGGCCCAGGCCGATGCCTACCGCCAGGAACTCACGCAGCTCGACACCGAGATGACCACAGTGTTCGCGGCGATCCCCGGGAGTCGGCGGTCCCTCGTCACCAATCATCACGTCTTCGGCTACCTGGCAAAGCGTTTCGGCTTCCGCGTGATCGGTGCGGTGATCCCCGGCGGCACCACCCTGGCCGCGCCCAGCGCCGCCGACCTCCGTGACCTCAGCACGGCGATCGATCAGGCCGGTGTCCCGACCATCTTCGCGGAATCCTCCCAGCCGGACCGGCTCGTTCAGGTCCTGGCCGGCGAGGCGGACATCGACGTCGACGTGGCCGAGCTGTTCACCGAATCCCTCACCGCACCCGGCGAAGGCGCCGGCACGTACCTCGAGATGATGCGCGCCAACACCGAGCGCATCGCCACCGGTCTCGGGCCCTAG